Proteins from a genomic interval of Musa acuminata AAA Group cultivar baxijiao chromosome BXJ1-9, Cavendish_Baxijiao_AAA, whole genome shotgun sequence:
- the LOC103998551 gene encoding CDPK-related kinase 3, with protein MGQCYGKNISVVRDGGRHRRQTPTHPDNGVDAGGVPSAAVTPLRESSGPATPVHQSSTSCPSPNPQDSAGPLPAGASPSPSRSTPRRFFRRPFPPLSPAKHIKAALAKRLGSEKPKEGSIPEAVTGEAEQPPLDKSFGYGKNFGSKYELGKEVGRGHFGNTCLATAKKGEIKGQTVAVKIIAKAKMTTAISIEDVRREVKILKALSGHKSLVKFYDACEDDVNVYIVMELCEGGELLGRILARGGRYTEEDAKAIVQQILGVVAFCHLQGVVHRDLKPENFLFTNNDENAPMKLIDFGLSDFTRPDERLNDIVGSAYYVAPEVLHRSYSNEADMWSIGVITYILLCGSRPFWARTESGIFRSVLRADPNFDDSPWPALSPEAKDFVKRLLNKDYRKRMTAAQALTHPWLRKEQSSIPLDILVYKLITSYFCVTPLKRAALKALSKALSEDELLYLRLQFSLLEPNKDGLISLENFQTALMKNATEAMKLSRIPDILNAMEALSQRRMDFNEFCAAATSPYQLEALEQWEQIASTAFTYFEQEGNQVISIEELAQELNLPTASHSLLQDWIREEDGKLSFLGYTKYLHGVTIRGLNTIT; from the exons ATGGGGCAGTGCTATGGCAAGAACATCTCCGTCGTCAGGGACGGTGGGCGCCACCGACGGCAGACTCCGACGCACCCGGACAACGGTGTCGATGCCGGGGGTGTTCCCTCCGCTGCCGTCACCCCGCTCCGCGAAAGTAGCGGCCCCGCCACCCCTGTTCACCAGTCCTCCACCTCCTGTCCCAGCCCCAACCCCCAGGACTCAGCCGGCCCCCTTCCCGCCGGGGCCTCCCCCTCGCCGTCCAGGTCCACCCCGCGGCGATTCTTTCGCCGTCCCTTCCCGCCTCTGTCGCCCGCCAAGCACATCAAGGCGGCGCTCGCCAAGCGCCTGGGCTCGGAGAAGCCCAAGGAGGGGAGCATCCCCGAGGCCGTTACGGGAGAGGCAGAGCAGCCTCCTCTGGATAAGAGCTTCGGGTATGGGAAGAACTTCGGATCCAAGTATGAGCTCGGGAAAGAGGTGGGGCGGGGGCATTTCGGGAATACGTGCTTGGCTACGGCGAAGAAGGGGGAGATCAAGGGTCAGACTGTTGCTGTCAAGATCATCGCCAAAGCTAAG ATGACAACAGCAATATCGATTGAAGATGTTCGTAGGGAGGTCAAAATTCTGAAAGCTTTGTCGGGGCACAAAAGTCTTGttaaattttatgatgcatgtgAGGATGACGTTAATGTCTACATAGTCATGGA ATTATGTGAAGGTGGAGAATTATTAGGTAGAATCTTAGCCAG AGGTGGAAGGTACACGGAGGAAGATGCAAAAGCAATTGTTCAACAAATATTGGGTGTAGTAGCATTTTGTCATCTTCAAGGTGTTGTGCATCGTGATCTAAAGCCAGAG AATTTTCTCTTCACCAATAATGATGAAAATGCTCCGATGAAGTTGATTGATTTTGGTCTTTCTGATTTTACCAGACCAG ATGAAAGGCTAAATGACATTGTTGGAAGTGCATACTATGTTGCTCCTGAAGTATTGCATCGATCATACAGTAATGAAGCAGATATGTGGAGCATTGGTGTTATAACTTATATTCTGTTATGTGGAAGTAGACCTTTCTGGGCACGAACCGAATCAGGAATCTTTCGCTCTGTTTTGAGAGCTGATCCTAATTTTGATGACTCACCGTGGCCTGCTCTATCCCCAGAAGCCAAAGATTTTGTGAAAAGGCTTTTAAATAAGGACTACAGGAAAAGAATGACAGCTGCTCAGGCTTTGA CTCACCCTTGGTTGAGAAAGGAGCAGAGTTCAATTCCTTTGGATATACTTGTATATAAATTAATCACATCATACTTTTGTGTTACACCGCTGAAACGGGCTGCATTAAAG GCACTATCAAAAGCTCTATCCGAGGATGAGCTCTTGTACCTACGGTTACAGTTTAGTCTACTGGAACCAAATAAAGATGGGCTCATCTCCCTTGAAAACTTTCAGACG GCACTCATGAAAAATGCAACTGAAGCAATGAAGTTGTCTAGGATTCCAGACATTCTGAATGCG ATGGAGGCACTATCACAGAGGAGGATGGATTTCAATGAGTTCTGTGCTGCTGCCACCAGCCCGTATCAGCTTGAGGCTTTGGAACAATGGGAACAGATAGCCAGTACAGCATTTACATACTTTGAACAGGAAGGAAATCAGGTCATCTCAATCGAAGAGCTAGCTCAG GAATTAAACCTTCCAACCGCTTCTCATTCCCTTCTGCAAGATTGGATTAGAGAAGAAGATGGCAAGCTCAGTTTTCTTGGTTACACCAAATATTTGCATGGTGTAACCATCCGCGGCTTGAACACCATTACCTAA